A window of the Macrobrachium rosenbergii isolate ZJJX-2024 chromosome 13, ASM4041242v1, whole genome shotgun sequence genome harbors these coding sequences:
- the LOC136844612 gene encoding uncharacterized protein — protein sequence MKADKGGSIVIMNSSEYREKMYRLLDDETTYAKIENPPTVQKLQNTFNQNVKKIISKLCNGKDTLCNKLFSSKLPELAYIYGSPKIHKDGCPLHPIVSTMKSPNKNLAVWLAGELGIYLGKFSESHNKHSVDLIEKVKNKNIKGHMVSFDVVALFTNVPLDKVLEFLQTQHNEGIFNPNRNKCLPGVDQIMC from the coding sequence ATGAAAGCTGACAAAGGGGGTAGCATTGTTATCATGAATAGTTCAGAATATAGGGAAAAAATGTACAGGCTACTAGATGATGAAACTACCTACGCTAAAATAGAGAATCCTCCCACAGTCCAAAAGCTTCAGAATACCTTCAaccagaatgtgaagaaaataatcagtaaactatGTAATGGGAAGGACACActatgcaataaattattctcaagtaaactacctgaacttgcatacatatatggcAGTCCCAAAATACACAAGGATGGCTGCCCACTACACCCTATTGTTTCTACTATGAAATCTCCCAACAAAAACCTAGCTGTGTGGTTAGCTGGAGAACTAGGAATATACTTAGGTAAATTTTCAGAATCACATAATAAACATTCAGTAGATCTCATAGAGAAagttaagaacaagaatataaagggacatatggttagttttgatgtagtagctttatttaccaatgtccccttagataaagttttagaatttttacaaaCTCAGCATAATGAGGGCATTTTCAATCCAAACAGAAATAAGTGTCTTCCTGGAGTTGATCAAATTATGTGTTAA